In a single window of the Acidobacteriota bacterium genome:
- a CDS encoding lysylphosphatidylglycerol synthase transmembrane domain-containing protein — protein MNRMSEAQDDNQTLEKKRGLNWRGVIQVCIGIGALALLIYKSDTHALLEAIKTTRISYLPFAVLMTILVNWLMAYRWGVILNVRGQKIKTHRLFLYYLIGIFFTNFVPGGGISGDVARLIYADREVRDKPFVLSTLIYERLVALFVLLSLGFFATLASRNDLPEGRAFYLGEAVLAVAFLASASLMSEFLSSRLAKLAQWIGRKVGLERLGLAVARTLEAASELRKHKKMLLMTVLLSILIRVAWGLGCFIVAQAMNLPVSFPILFSFISLIDIVRMLPTWGGGIGVREWALVALFANLGIAREQALMFSFLAFAPVMLNAFVGGIIYTSSAGILKKELQGGTVPTKQVEV, from the coding sequence ATGAATCGAATGAGTGAAGCGCAAGACGACAATCAAACATTGGAAAAAAAACGCGGCTTGAATTGGCGCGGCGTGATTCAGGTCTGTATCGGGATCGGCGCGCTTGCCCTGTTGATTTACAAATCCGATACTCACGCGCTTTTGGAAGCTATCAAAACCACACGCATTTCATACTTGCCGTTTGCGGTTCTGATGACGATTCTGGTGAACTGGTTGATGGCTTATCGCTGGGGCGTGATTTTGAATGTGCGTGGGCAAAAAATAAAAACTCACCGGTTGTTTTTATACTATCTCATCGGCATTTTCTTCACCAATTTTGTGCCGGGTGGCGGCATCAGCGGTGATGTGGCGCGACTCATTTATGCCGACCGTGAGGTTCGCGATAAACCGTTTGTCTTATCAACGCTCATTTATGAACGGTTGGTCGCGCTGTTTGTCCTGTTGTCACTGGGTTTTTTTGCGACCCTGGCGAGCCGCAATGATTTGCCCGAAGGTCGGGCATTCTATCTCGGTGAAGCCGTACTTGCCGTCGCGTTTTTAGCCTCAGCAAGTTTGATGAGCGAGTTCTTATCATCAAGGCTCGCCAAATTGGCGCAATGGATTGGCAGAAAGGTTGGTCTGGAACGCCTGGGGCTTGCCGTCGCGCGAACCCTTGAAGCCGCATCGGAACTTAGAAAACATAAAAAGATGTTGTTAATGACCGTTCTGCTTTCCATTCTCATTCGCGTAGCTTGGGGCTTGGGTTGTTTCATCGTCGCGCAGGCGATGAATTTGCCGGTGAGTTTCCCGATTTTATTTTCATTTATCTCGTTGATTGATATTGTGCGAATGTTGCCGACGTGGGGCGGCGGCATTGGGGTTCGCGAGTGGGCGCTGGTTGCGCTCTTTGCCAATCTCGGCATTGCCCGCGAACAGGCGTTGATGTTTTCATTTCTGGCGTTCGCGCCGGTGATGTTGAATGCGTTCGTTGGCGGCATCATCTACACTTCAAGCGCCGGTATCTTGAAAAAAGAATTGCAGGGCGGGACAGTGCCCACCAAACAGGTCGAAGTCTAA
- a CDS encoding glycosyltransferase family 2 protein encodes MPFNTISAVLPAYNEEENIEIATTRMVEVLDSLNLTDWEVIIVDDGSVDQTPEIVDRLAVANPEHIRVIHHQPNKGYAQALKSGFTSARHQLVFYTDSDNQFDVREIKNLLPLIENADIVCGFRIYRFDPLTRLVLAWGYNLLVRMIFRINVKDVDCAFKLFRREVFDRVTIESKKFFVDAEILAKARYYGMKLVEIGVRHYPRQAGRSTVRASHIFSTLREIAQMWMNIHSKPRHSEKGRTGEGEKGRKGERES; translated from the coding sequence ATGCCATTTAACACCATCTCCGCAGTATTGCCTGCATACAACGAAGAGGAAAATATTGAAATCGCGACAACGCGAATGGTCGAGGTTTTAGACTCATTAAATCTTACGGATTGGGAAGTCATCATTGTGGATGACGGTTCGGTTGATCAGACGCCGGAAATTGTCGATAGACTTGCGGTTGCCAATCCCGAACACATTCGCGTCATTCATCATCAGCCCAACAAAGGCTATGCGCAGGCATTAAAGAGCGGCTTTACCAGCGCCCGTCACCAACTGGTTTTTTATACCGATTCAGATAATCAATTCGATGTGCGGGAAATCAAAAACCTGTTGCCGCTTATTGAAAACGCCGACATCGTTTGCGGTTTTCGCATCTATCGCTTTGACCCGCTCACCCGCCTGGTATTAGCCTGGGGCTATAATCTGCTGGTGCGCATGATATTTCGTATCAATGTGAAAGATGTTGATTGCGCGTTTAAATTATTTCGCCGTGAAGTCTTTGACCGCGTGACCATCGAATCGAAGAAATTTTTTGTCGATGCCGAGATACTCGCGAAAGCCCGTTACTACGGAATGAAATTGGTTGAAATCGGCGTGCGCCATTATCCGCGTCAGGCGGGCAGGTCTACAGTTCGCGCCAGTCATATCTTTTCAACCCTCAGAGAAATTGCTCAGATGTGGATGAATATCCATTCAAAACCGCGTCATTCCGAGAAGGGGAGAACGGGCGAAGGAGAGAAAGGGAGAAAGGGAGAAAGGGAGAGCTAG
- a CDS encoding DUF4365 domain-containing protein: protein MEKSNSFLLAKRAEALATVYLTRRDDLKIHEQSNNYGFDLLVEIKNGQVATGRFFGVEVKRLPGHQKVQLLKPSQDEFRINLKPITFPKDIPFPLCLFIFNMQTDEGYYRWIKEPAFGADNQPLLKLNQKSKFKFLDNKSLDEIIAAVNNWYDNQLKIPA, encoded by the coding sequence ATGGAGAAAAGTAACTCTTTTTTACTAGCCAAAAGAGCCGAAGCGCTTGCGACTGTGTATCTGACGAGAAGGGACGATTTGAAAATTCATGAGCAAAGCAATAATTATGGATTCGACTTATTAGTTGAAATTAAAAATGGGCAAGTAGCAACCGGCAGATTTTTCGGTGTGGAAGTAAAAAGATTACCCGGTCACCAAAAAGTTCAACTCTTAAAGCCATCTCAGGATGAATTCAGGATTAACTTGAAACCAATTACCTTTCCCAAAGACATTCCTTTTCCGTTGTGTCTCTTTATTTTTAATATGCAAACGGACGAAGGCTATTATCGGTGGATTAAAGAACCTGCGTTTGGGGCGGATAATCAGCCTCTTTTAAAATTAAATCAAAAGAGTAAATTCAAATTTCTTGATAATAAATCTTTGGATGAAATTATTGCTGCCGTGAATAATTGGTATGACAATCAGTTAAAGATTCCAGCCTGA
- a CDS encoding DUF4365 domain-containing protein yields MSNEIGARGESLFIVLLTKAYGRKYHLFRPQFLGDKWPGIDFIIELIGSGITTAYFFVQVKTTRLGYTRKGNRLKIKVSKDELNNLASYCAPTYVVGIDEVGEKGFILSAKKRWKKGLTSLPTHFPINEDNQKFLWEEVRDYWKKSKMHKGRSKFYDLGRR; encoded by the coding sequence ATGTCAAATGAAATTGGAGCCAGAGGCGAATCCTTATTTATCGTATTACTTACCAAAGCTTATGGTAGGAAGTATCATTTATTTCGTCCTCAATTTTTAGGAGATAAATGGCCGGGTATAGACTTTATCATTGAATTAATAGGTAGTGGCATTACGACGGCATACTTTTTCGTTCAGGTGAAAACCACAAGACTCGGTTATACAAGAAAAGGCAATCGCCTTAAAATCAAAGTCAGCAAGGACGAACTTAATAATTTAGCTTCATATTGTGCGCCAACTTACGTTGTAGGCATAGATGAAGTCGGAGAAAAAGGTTTTATTCTTTCTGCAAAGAAACGGTGGAAAAAAGGCTTGACCAGTTTGCCCACGCATTTCCCAATCAATGAAGATAATCAAAAGTTCCTTTGGGAGGAGGTGAGAGATTATTGGAAAAAGTCTAAAATGCATAAAGGGCGATCAAAATTTTATGACCTTGGACGGAGATAA
- a CDS encoding DUF5615 family PIN-like protein, translating into MRIKLYIDEDAMSHALVQGLRARGLDVITVFDAGMVGESDESQLEYATAQGRTLYTFNVGDFCRLHESYLSQGREHGGIIVVYRQRYSVGEQLKRLLSLVDRKTADEMRNHLEFL; encoded by the coding sequence ATGAGAATCAAGTTATACATTGACGAAGATGCAATGTCGCACGCCTTGGTTCAAGGGCTTCGTGCACGCGGGCTTGATGTTATAACAGTGTTTGATGCAGGAATGGTAGGCGAATCCGATGAATCTCAACTTGAGTATGCCACTGCTCAAGGGCGCACACTTTATACTTTTAATGTAGGAGATTTTTGCAGGCTTCATGAGAGTTATCTGAGTCAAGGAAGAGAACACGGCGGAATTATTGTAGTTTATCGTCAGCGATACTCAGTTGGAGAACAGTTGAAACGTTTATTGAGTTTAGTAGATAGGAAAACCGCCGATGAAATGCGAAATCACCTTGAGTTTTTATAA
- a CDS encoding DUF433 domain-containing protein: MSVGLANLVRTADICGGRLRVEGTRITVNQIVSLYKRGMNAEEIADEYPQLNLAQVYTALAYYHSNRDEIESDLESERAEAEGLETKFKKP, translated from the coding sequence ATGAGTGTAGGATTAGCCAACTTAGTCAGAACAGCAGATATATGTGGGGGACGGTTAAGGGTTGAAGGCACTCGCATCACGGTTAATCAAATTGTCTCTCTTTACAAGCGAGGCATGAACGCTGAGGAAATCGCGGACGAATACCCCCAATTAAATCTGGCACAGGTTTATACTGCCCTGGCTTACTATCATAGCAACCGTGATGAAATCGAAAGTGATTTAGAGTCGGAAAGAGCAGAAGCTGAAGGGTTAGAAACAAAATTTAAGAAACCATAG
- a CDS encoding alkaline phosphatase family protein produces MSNKVLFIGLDGSTFDVLDPLMQQGLMPRLQKFIGEGVRSPLETTIPPITPTAWVSFATGTNPGKHGVLEFLLRRKGSGELPDTPISSRTRDGLPFWDVLGNLGKSGIVTNMPVTYPPNMVNGVMVADFLTPRGRQDFTYPASLRQEIESKFGDYQLYITEVYAPGNVDKMLDQFFTELEYKTKVNLYLMQNYPWEVFVTHYWSTDRFQHELWHVLDKTHPFFNQKEHDTHIDRIREYWRTVDATLGTLFDAVDSDTTIFMGSDHGFGPIHKFLCFNVWLIDEGLLVLKRDAMTRLKKALFKLGLTPDLGYRAAMKLGLAHLRLSVGVTNRSKLMKLANALMLSLEDVDWTRTKAFSKGNYGQIFINLKGREKHGIVEPGAEYEQVLQDVVSRLRNLIDPQTQQPLIGPIWRPEDLYSGAHTEEAPDIQFLPTDMTNKPLGTLDLTSNKFITPVYGNSGDHRMHGIMIGRGANLRQGVQYTGARIIDYAPTILHTLGIEVPADMDGRVLEEIFTEEYMRQTPVRRSDASVYVGSGDVDVMSDEDSEEIRERLRALGYLG; encoded by the coding sequence ATGAGTAATAAGGTTTTATTCATCGGGCTGGATGGCTCGACATTTGACGTTCTCGACCCGTTAATGCAGCAAGGCTTGATGCCACGTCTGCAAAAATTCATTGGTGAAGGGGTACGCTCACCGCTTGAAACCACCATTCCGCCAATCACCCCGACCGCCTGGGTGTCGTTTGCCACCGGCACCAATCCCGGAAAGCATGGCGTACTGGAATTCTTACTGCGCCGCAAAGGTTCAGGCGAACTCCCCGATACTCCCATCAGTTCACGTACACGCGATGGCTTGCCGTTTTGGGACGTGCTCGGCAATCTCGGCAAATCCGGTATTGTGACCAATATGCCGGTCACTTATCCGCCGAATATGGTCAACGGCGTGATGGTCGCAGATTTTTTAACCCCACGCGGACGCCAGGATTTCACTTATCCCGCAAGCCTTCGTCAGGAAATCGAATCGAAATTTGGTGATTATCAACTCTACATCACAGAAGTTTACGCGCCCGGCAATGTCGATAAGATGCTCGACCAGTTTTTTACAGAGTTGGAGTATAAGACCAAAGTCAACCTTTATCTGATGCAAAACTACCCTTGGGAAGTTTTTGTCACCCATTATTGGAGCACCGACCGCTTTCAACATGAATTGTGGCATGTGTTGGATAAAACGCATCCATTCTTCAATCAAAAAGAGCACGACACCCATATTGATCGCATACGCGAATACTGGCGCACAGTTGACGCGACACTAGGAACGTTGTTCGATGCGGTTGATTCAGACACCACGATTTTTATGGGGTCGGATCACGGCTTTGGCCCGATTCATAAATTTCTCTGCTTCAACGTCTGGTTGATAGATGAAGGGCTGCTGGTTTTAAAACGCGATGCCATGACGCGCTTGAAAAAAGCCTTGTTCAAATTGGGACTGACGCCCGATTTGGGATATCGCGCGGCGATGAAACTTGGCTTGGCGCATTTGCGGCTGTCCGTAGGCGTTACCAATCGTTCAAAGTTGATGAAGCTGGCGAATGCTTTAATGCTATCGCTTGAAGATGTCGATTGGACACGCACCAAAGCTTTTTCAAAAGGCAATTACGGGCAAATTTTTATCAATCTGAAAGGGCGCGAAAAACACGGCATCGTTGAACCCGGCGCGGAATACGAACAGGTGTTGCAGGATGTCGTTTCGCGTCTAAGAAACCTCATCGACCCGCAAACCCAACAACCGCTAATCGGTCCCATCTGGCGACCCGAAGATTTATACAGCGGCGCGCATACCGAAGAAGCGCCTGACATTCAATTTCTGCCGACCGATATGACCAACAAACCGCTCGGCACGTTGGATTTGACCTCGAACAAATTCATCACTCCGGTCTATGGCAATTCCGGCGACCATCGGATGCACGGCATTATGATTGGACGCGGCGCGAATTTGCGACAAGGGGTGCAATACACCGGAGCGCGCATCATCGATTATGCGCCGACCATCTTGCACACCCTCGGCATAGAGGTTCCCGCAGATATGGACGGTCGCGTGTTGGAAGAAATTTTTACCGAAGAGTATATGCGACAAACCCCTGTGCGACGGTCGGATGCTTCGGTGTATGTTGGCTCAGGCGATGTCGATGTGATGAGCGACGAAGACAGTGAAGAAATCCGCGAACGTCTGCGCGCGCTCGGTTATCTCGGTTAG
- a CDS encoding oligosaccharide flippase family protein yields MNRKKSAIRSRLEPALQSAIKGDAATIYDKIKNTVKHTIIYSIGSFVSSAFGVLLIPLYTRKLRASEYGVLALMMVTLTLVSVVLKFGLNQAFFRHYYDTEDPEHRHRIVGSTFIFLLCSTILFTAVLYWLAPHIAMRAFTGESQRPDLLRLIFLIGFFEVINIIPDSILRAKFYSARYSGLNITAFIVQIALICYLVYFVEASVKMVLIGRLIGVAFETAIFYVAVWRDLSLKFSFQEVRDLLAFGSPFIFSAIASTLFIMIDRFFLERYSGETEVGVYSLANNVTGAVTALAIMPFSQVWTVMRFKVMNEEGADEYYSRVLTYIVFVSMFLALGVAALAGNGLLLFAHRSYYLFPTILPLLALSVVLDSASRVLNVGITLRKRTLYGPLLTIAALLFNIALNFWLIPRYGSIGASISTLLSYAFFCIIRYTVSNLFFPVHYEWRRVFMILGIGSIIIASFYAIDFTIASSPRKTLLVLTGLIKACIALMFPFALLALRFYDQRELNRISEKWQQLVALIKNGKREAVLLRDSRS; encoded by the coding sequence ATCAACAGAAAAAAATCCGCAATCCGCAGTAGGCTTGAGCCTGCCCTGCAATCCGCAATTAAAGGAGATGCCGCCACGATTTACGACAAGATAAAAAATACGGTTAAACACACGATAATTTACAGCATCGGCAGTTTTGTGAGCAGCGCCTTTGGCGTGCTGCTGATTCCGCTCTATACGCGCAAACTGCGAGCCAGCGAGTATGGCGTTCTGGCGTTGATGATGGTGACGCTCACGCTGGTCTCTGTGGTTTTAAAATTCGGATTAAACCAGGCATTTTTTCGCCATTATTACGATACCGAAGACCCTGAGCATCGCCACCGCATCGTCGGGTCAACCTTCATCTTTTTGCTGTGCTCAACAATCTTATTCACCGCCGTGCTCTACTGGTTGGCTCCGCACATCGCTATGCGGGCATTCACAGGCGAATCTCAACGTCCAGACCTGTTACGATTGATTTTTCTCATCGGTTTTTTTGAAGTCATCAATATCATTCCCGATTCGATATTGCGCGCCAAATTTTATTCGGCACGGTATTCGGGGTTGAACATCACCGCGTTTATCGTACAAATCGCTTTGATCTGCTATCTGGTCTATTTTGTTGAAGCCTCTGTGAAGATGGTTTTAATCGGGCGATTAATCGGCGTGGCGTTTGAAACAGCGATATTTTATGTGGCGGTCTGGCGCGATCTCAGTCTGAAATTTTCATTTCAGGAAGTACGCGACCTGCTGGCATTCGGTTCGCCGTTTATTTTCAGCGCCATCGCTTCGACGCTCTTCATTATGATTGACCGGTTTTTTCTGGAGCGCTATTCGGGCGAAACCGAAGTCGGGGTTTATTCGCTGGCAAACAATGTTACCGGCGCGGTCACGGCGCTGGCGATTATGCCTTTTTCACAGGTCTGGACAGTGATGCGCTTTAAGGTCATGAATGAAGAAGGTGCCGATGAATACTATTCGCGGGTGCTGACCTATATCGTCTTCGTCAGTATGTTTCTGGCACTGGGTGTCGCGGCGCTGGCAGGCAATGGATTGTTATTATTTGCTCATAGAAGTTATTACCTGTTTCCGACGATTCTGCCGTTGCTGGCATTGTCGGTGGTGCTCGATAGCGCGTCGCGGGTGCTGAACGTCGGCATCACCTTACGCAAACGGACGCTGTATGGTCCACTATTGACCATTGCCGCGCTCTTGTTCAATATCGCGCTCAATTTTTGGTTAATTCCGCGTTATGGCAGCATCGGCGCAAGCATTTCCACTCTGCTTTCTTATGCCTTTTTCTGCATCATTCGTTACACAGTGTCCAATCTGTTTTTTCCTGTCCACTATGAATGGCGACGGGTTTTTATGATCCTCGGTATCGGCAGCATCATCATTGCGTCGTTTTATGCTATTGATTTTACGATTGCGTCTTCGCCACGCAAAACCTTACTGGTGCTGACCGGACTCATCAAAGCCTGTATCGCGTTGATGTTTCCCTTTGCGCTACTGGCTTTGCGATTTTATGACCAACGCGAATTAAACCGCATTTCGGAAAAATGGCAGCAGCTTGTTGCCTTGATAAAAAACGGCAAACGAGAAGCGGTATTGCTGAGAGATTCGCGCAGTTGA
- a CDS encoding YfhO family protein, which translates to MNKTATTNRRVHLMNIAFIVLVVVALYWQVFFLGKTIIDVDTLNNQLPWGYAANEKVNHPYNRRDPTDMYLTREYFIVGAYRNGELPLWNPYTFAGHPIYADGVTRIFSPTLLVYTFLDLPVGYSVARLLELILGAIFMYLFLIAIGVSARGALAGALVFELSAHSLFHLTGLGWWGGLMWLPLIFLFVDRAITRNNFKYAILAGVFVALQFYSAYMPNQIYYLGAVTLYYLVFGRKVKRRTHTDFVASLTTKRLALMLAVTLAVGFLLSASQWIPVMELLQASNRRIVPVQTSFIYLPPWYLLTLIFPNLFGTAYDPQFVNLFTALNVSHDHSLYLSIAALLPLGFLFYSTWKKRRDAKGQNQEATNLSFKEQRSKNLDAVEAVDSQVPVDDYLHQQRIAFFIFLIIFAIFVMMVAPLYVHLTRFIPVLQTIRVIVRAGVLFIFAAAVLVAFGFDRLLNTPRETFTGFFRLAGKFVIAVYGFAGLAISVFYLFKLTGWLGNTSAEYSAGSGKLAYMKSVIAAMSSQFAPPNLNILLPLGFLLLVYLLSRLWIQGQLNRNYFYWSLMIFLVVELAINSWQYDKAHDAARVFPKTAITEKLKTLPPGRVLITPSGIESNRRAHLSEEKVIAPPNTLLAYQIPSVTGKDQLFPKAYREFCSLIEPQDRLSHVVFDETTSPFFDALNVRYVITYESATPPLNHQLIMKAEGVALYENLNALARAYFVKSVTSQNGLKAVLPERLRQSDFDIKSEAVIGEGNALPQNFSVGEAQIIEDRRNRVVIETENAGEGILILSDTYYPGWQATIDGNAVEIFRANHAMRAVRVPAGRHVVSFSFAPKPFTTSIYLSLTTLFMVLAILIFMQINQQKKIRNPQ; encoded by the coding sequence ATGAATAAAACGGCGACAACCAACCGGCGAGTCCACTTAATGAATATCGCCTTCATCGTTCTGGTTGTCGTTGCGTTGTATTGGCAGGTGTTCTTTCTCGGCAAAACCATCATTGATGTTGATACGCTGAACAATCAATTGCCCTGGGGGTATGCGGCAAATGAGAAGGTCAATCATCCATACAATCGCCGCGACCCGACCGATATGTATTTGACGAGAGAATATTTTATCGTCGGGGCGTATCGCAATGGCGAACTGCCTTTGTGGAACCCTTACACATTCGCCGGGCATCCGATTTACGCAGACGGTGTGACGCGCATCTTTTCACCGACGCTGCTGGTCTACACTTTTTTGGATTTGCCTGTCGGTTATTCCGTAGCGCGGCTTTTGGAACTCATCTTGGGCGCGATTTTTATGTATCTCTTTTTAATCGCCATTGGGGTGAGCGCGCGCGGGGCGCTTGCCGGGGCATTGGTCTTTGAACTCTCTGCGCATTCGCTGTTTCATTTGACGGGCTTGGGTTGGTGGGGCGGTTTGATGTGGTTGCCGTTGATTTTTCTTTTTGTTGATCGCGCCATCACTCGAAATAATTTCAAGTATGCCATTCTTGCCGGGGTGTTTGTGGCGTTGCAATTTTATTCGGCGTATATGCCGAATCAGATTTATTACCTTGGCGCGGTGACGCTTTATTATCTGGTTTTCGGTAGGAAAGTAAAACGTCGCACTCATACAGATTTTGTTGCCTCATTAACGACTAAACGCCTGGCATTGATGCTTGCGGTCACCCTCGCTGTTGGCTTTCTATTGTCGGCTTCACAATGGATACCGGTGATGGAATTGTTGCAGGCATCGAATCGCCGCATTGTTCCTGTGCAAACCAGTTTTATTTATTTGCCGCCCTGGTATCTGTTGACTCTGATTTTTCCCAACCTGTTTGGCACGGCTTACGACCCGCAATTTGTGAATCTGTTTACCGCGCTCAATGTTTCACACGACCACAGCTTGTATCTGAGCATTGCCGCATTGTTGCCACTCGGTTTTCTGTTTTATTCAACCTGGAAAAAACGCCGGGACGCAAAAGGGCAAAATCAGGAAGCCACAAATTTAAGTTTTAAAGAGCAACGGTCAAAAAACCTGGACGCGGTTGAGGCAGTTGATTCGCAAGTACCTGTTGATGATTATCTTCATCAACAGCGCATCGCATTTTTTATCTTTCTCATTATATTTGCCATTTTTGTCATGATGGTCGCGCCGCTCTATGTCCACCTCACGCGATTTATTCCGGTATTACAAACAATTCGTGTCATCGTTCGCGCCGGCGTGTTGTTTATCTTTGCGGCTGCGGTTTTGGTGGCTTTCGGGTTTGACCGATTACTGAATACGCCCCGCGAAACATTTACCGGATTTTTTCGACTTGCCGGGAAATTTGTAATCGCGGTTTATGGCTTTGCGGGGTTGGCAATTTCGGTTTTCTATCTGTTCAAACTCACCGGTTGGTTAGGGAACACCAGTGCCGAATACAGCGCCGGTTCCGGTAAACTGGCGTATATGAAAAGCGTAATTGCCGCGATGAGTTCGCAATTTGCGCCGCCCAATCTGAATATTTTATTGCCGCTCGGTTTTCTGTTGCTGGTCTACCTGCTCTCGCGCCTTTGGATTCAAGGGCAACTCAACCGGAATTATTTTTACTGGTCGTTGATGATTTTTTTGGTTGTCGAACTGGCGATTAACAGTTGGCAATATGATAAAGCGCACGATGCCGCACGGGTTTTTCCGAAAACCGCGATTACCGAAAAATTGAAAACCTTGCCGCCCGGACGGGTGCTCATCACGCCTTCCGGTATCGAATCGAACCGGCGCGCTCATTTGAGCGAAGAAAAAGTCATCGCTCCGCCAAATACCTTGCTGGCTTACCAGATTCCAAGCGTGACCGGCAAAGACCAACTCTTTCCGAAAGCCTATAGAGAATTCTGTTCATTGATTGAGCCGCAAGACCGTCTGAGCCATGTGGTGTTCGATGAAACGACGTCGCCTTTTTTTGATGCCTTGAATGTGCGTTATGTCATAACTTATGAATCGGCAACGCCGCCTTTGAATCATCAATTGATTATGAAAGCCGAGGGTGTCGCGCTATATGAAAATTTGAATGCTCTTGCGCGAGCTTATTTTGTTAAAAGCGTCACTTCTCAAAATGGTTTGAAAGCGGTTTTGCCGGAGCGCTTGCGACAATCCGATTTCGATATAAAGAGCGAAGCGGTAATTGGCGAAGGGAATGCATTACCGCAGAATTTCAGTGTCGGTGAAGCGCAAATCATCGAAGACCGGCGCAACCGTGTAGTCATTGAAACTGAAAACGCAGGCGAAGGGATACTGATATTGAGCGATACCTATTATCCCGGCTGGCAGGCAACGATTGATGGCAACGCGGTTGAGATTTTTCGAGCCAATCACGCGATGCGCGCGGTGCGCGTGCCTGCCGGGCGTCATGTGGTATCATTTTCGTTCGCGCCGAAACCATTCACTACATCCATTTATTTGAGTCTGACAACTTTGTTTATGGTGCTGGCAATCTTGATATTTATGCAAATCAATCAACAGAAAAAAATCCGCAATCCGCAGTAG